In Tribolium castaneum strain GA2 chromosome 4, icTriCast1.1, whole genome shotgun sequence, one DNA window encodes the following:
- the LOC103315125 gene encoding phospholipid phosphatase 4 yields the protein MIYALKWNLFIEVSIRVVLWCIFLWIEHSEPFIREISEAEVWKYKYPVTPSYVTPTALWMTITSIPLIFFAFEYFLTKKVDEVAPAGLAVTLAYCLNGFVTTYLKIIVGRPRPDFYYRCFPDGKGTDYRNCNGVRKSYMDGRKSFPSGHSSFSFSCMVFMTLYIARKFNLYQGSVKGQSWQLCVCMVPLIIAATIAVSRTCDYHHHYEDIIAGGLIGTVTSYLCYKLYFPKSITSID from the exons ATGATTTATGCACTTAAATGGAACTTATTTATCGAAGTTTCAATTCGCGTGGTTTTGTGGTGCATTTTCTT ATGGATCGAACACTCGGAGCCCTTCATTCGCGAGATTTCCGAAGCCGAAGTGTGGAAATACAAGTATCCGGTCACTCCCAGCTACGTTACACCCACCGCTTTGTGGATGACGATAACATCCATTCCTTTGATATTTTTCGCATTTGAgtattttttaaccaaaaaggTGGACGAAGTCGCACCTGCGGGCCTAGCAGTAACGCTGGCCTATTGCTTGAATGGGTTTGTTACGAcctatttgaaaattattgtgGGGAGGCCGAGACCAGATTTTTACTATCGGTGCTTCCCCGATGGGAAGGGTACGGATTATAGGAATTGTAACGGGGTGAGAAAGAGTTACATGGACGGTAGGAAGAGTTTCCCTAGCGGGCACTCCTCATTTTCGTTTAGTTGTATGGTTTTTATGACCTTGTACATTGcgagaaaatttaatttatatcaAGGGAGTGTCAAAGGACAGTCTTGGCAACTTTGCGTCTGCATGGTGCCTTTAATAATCGCTGCCACAATTGCTGTTAGCAGAACGTGTGATTATCACCACCACTATGAAG ATATTATAGCAGGAGGATTAATCGGGACTGTGACGTCTTACCTATGTtacaaattatattttccTAAAAGTATTACTAGTATAGATTAA
- the spartin gene encoding protein spartin isoform X2: MGNGSSSASVWTQTYNEIKSKHDAAYAVIQNAITLEEQEKPFEALEKYKEGIQLIDSALRVQITCPENPDFTWEKTVLMIQKMKKTRGEVLSRITCIQKSHEEFESREQPPSYEEAIASTPTETPQTYNDLANALNRMTVDTGMTMEAEVMFMYENVKLYFISPNGEVSSTLTPQTLKITLVENDESANVPRAILQIGDWVYPLIPGVSPCFRSDYGAFILPNIYAETPGSSIGIILPPDADADAYDILESILYGIVGEGKPPQTQPPEELSEKISNGIVTGASYVSRGLVFGAEKIGNLLNQNTPKLLSRINSAERPTQIPRKVSKGMQVAENATNKAAQVTGFVAEQVGQATMKLGRFLAPHIQKQGTRLLTSGLRMSEAEASAKMNGVMTVAAGAVEGFSTVYLGLENSASILGKSLKENTVKVVQHKYGHPAGEFAGDTLNTVGNVYHISKNAKIVQPKHLAKKTVKEAGKAMVYQYKSNRNDGASTSNYVGPLQNGDNKIEKYEKN, translated from the exons GACGCTGCTTATGCCGTCATCCAAAATGCGATCACTCTCGAAGAACAGGAGAAGCCCTTTGAG GCTTTAGAGAAATATAAGGAAGGGATCCAGCTGATTGATAGCGCCCTAAGAGTCCAAATAACATGTCCCGAAAATCCAGATTTCACGTGGGAAAAGACCGTTTTAATGATCCAGAAGATGAAAAAGACCAGAGGTGAGGTGTTGTCTAGGATCACCTGTATCCAGAAATCACACGAAGAGTTTGAATCGCGAGAACAACCTCCGTCATATGAGGAGGCTATTGCTAGCACACCTACTGAAACACCTCAAACCTACAATGACTTGGCAAACGCTTTGAATCGAATGACAGTTGATACAGGCATGACAATGGAAGCAGAAGTTATGTTCATGTACGAAAACGTTAAGCTCTACTTCATTTCACCCAATGGTGAAGTCTCGTCAACTCTCACACCGCAAACTTTGAAGATAACTCTCGTTGAAA ATGATGAAAGTGCCAACGTCCCTAGAGCCATTCTGCAGATTGGCGACTGGGTATATCCCCTGATTCCGGGGGTTTCCCCGTGTTTTAGATCTGATTACGGTGCCTTTATTTTGCCTAACATTTATGCAGAAACACCTG GCTCTTCAATTGGTATTATTTTACCCCCCGACGCCGATGCTGACGCGTACGACATCCTTGAAAGCATTCTTTACGGCATTGTTGGCGAAGGGAAACCCCCTCAGACACAGCCACCTGAAGAATTGagcgaaaaaatttcaaacggaATCGTCACTGGGGCTTCTTATGTCTCCCGCGGCCTTGTTTTCGGGGCCGAAAAAATCGGAAATTTACTCAACCAAAATACTCCAAAACTGCTCTCTCGTATCAACAGTGCCGAACGCCCCACTCAGATCCCTCGAAAAGTCAGCAAAGGCATGCAAGTGGCCGAAAATGCAACCAACAAGGCCGCCCAAGTTACAGGCTTTGTTG CGGAACAGGTTGGTCAAGCCACAATGAAACTGGGCCGTTTCCTCGCACCCCACATCCAAAAACAAGGGACGAGGCTGCTAACTTCGGGGCTTCGCATGTCTGAAGCGGAGGCTTCGGCGAAAATGAACGGGGTGATGACTGTGGCAGCAGGCGCCGTTGAGGGATTTTCAACGGTTTATTTGGGTTTGGAAAATTCAGCCTCAATCTTGGGGAAAAGTTTGAAGGAAAATACGGTTAAAGTGGTCCAGCATAA GTACGGACATCCTGCCGGCGAATTTGCAGGAGATACTTTGAACACAGTCGGGAATGTGTACCACATTAGCAAAAATGCGAAAATAGTTCAGCCTAAACACTTGGCCAAAAAAACGGTAAAGGAGGCGGGCAAGGCGATGGTTTATCAGTACAAAAGCAATCGCAACGATGGGGCTAGCACTTCTAATTATGTTGGACCGTTGCAGAACGGtgataataaaatagaaaaatatgaaaaaaactaa
- the LOC664303 gene encoding acylpyruvase FAHD1, mitochondrial, translating to MTLENFVQNGKKIVGVAANYKALVKILQRPIPETPDIFLKPTTSYITEAQKIIIPQGFSVNEEIELGVIIGKSGKFITESQAMDHVGGYCVALDMTATCRMKEARSKGGSWTLGKGFDTACPVSKFIPKSAIKDPHDLNLWCKVNGELRQEGNTNDLIFSIPKLISFISQYITLENNDLIITGSPPGMGPVHPGDVIESGIENIINFKYSVSN from the exons atgaCACTCgagaattttgttcaaaacggGAAAAAAATCGTCGGCGTGGCCGCCAATTATAA GGCGCTGGTAAAAATACTCCAAAGGCCCATTCCGGAAACCCCCGATATTTTCCTAAAACCCACAACTTCGTACATTACCGAAGCACAGAAAATTATA ATACCTCAAGGTTTTTCCGTCAATGAGGAAATTGAGTTGGGGGTGATCATTGGTAAAAGTGGGAAATTTATTACAGAAAGTCAAGCAATGGATCATGTTGGTGGCTACTGTGTTGCTCTTGACATGACGGCCACCTGTCGAATG AAAGAGGCAAGGAGTAAGGGTGGCTCATGGACTCTCGGGAAAGGGTTTGATACCGCATGCCCTGTCAGTAAATTTATACCAAAGAGTGCGATTAAGGATCCTCACGATTTGAACCTTTGGTGTAAAGTTAATGGGGAACTTAGACAAGAAGGAAACACAAACGATTTAATTTTCTCCAtaccaaaattaatttctttcatATCACAGTATATCACAttagaaaataatgatttgATAATCACGGGGTCGCCACCAGGGATGGGTCCTGTTCATCCAGGTGACGTCATTGAGAGTGGAatagaaaatattattaactttaaGTACAGCgtgtcaaattaa
- the spartin gene encoding protein spartin isoform X1: protein MLGEMGNGSSSASVWTQTYNEIKSKHDAAYAVIQNAITLEEQEKPFEALEKYKEGIQLIDSALRVQITCPENPDFTWEKTVLMIQKMKKTRGEVLSRITCIQKSHEEFESREQPPSYEEAIASTPTETPQTYNDLANALNRMTVDTGMTMEAEVMFMYENVKLYFISPNGEVSSTLTPQTLKITLVENDESANVPRAILQIGDWVYPLIPGVSPCFRSDYGAFILPNIYAETPGSSIGIILPPDADADAYDILESILYGIVGEGKPPQTQPPEELSEKISNGIVTGASYVSRGLVFGAEKIGNLLNQNTPKLLSRINSAERPTQIPRKVSKGMQVAENATNKAAQVTGFVAEQVGQATMKLGRFLAPHIQKQGTRLLTSGLRMSEAEASAKMNGVMTVAAGAVEGFSTVYLGLENSASILGKSLKENTVKVVQHKYGHPAGEFAGDTLNTVGNVYHISKNAKIVQPKHLAKKTVKEAGKAMVYQYKSNRNDGASTSNYVGPLQNGDNKIEKYEKN from the exons GACGCTGCTTATGCCGTCATCCAAAATGCGATCACTCTCGAAGAACAGGAGAAGCCCTTTGAG GCTTTAGAGAAATATAAGGAAGGGATCCAGCTGATTGATAGCGCCCTAAGAGTCCAAATAACATGTCCCGAAAATCCAGATTTCACGTGGGAAAAGACCGTTTTAATGATCCAGAAGATGAAAAAGACCAGAGGTGAGGTGTTGTCTAGGATCACCTGTATCCAGAAATCACACGAAGAGTTTGAATCGCGAGAACAACCTCCGTCATATGAGGAGGCTATTGCTAGCACACCTACTGAAACACCTCAAACCTACAATGACTTGGCAAACGCTTTGAATCGAATGACAGTTGATACAGGCATGACAATGGAAGCAGAAGTTATGTTCATGTACGAAAACGTTAAGCTCTACTTCATTTCACCCAATGGTGAAGTCTCGTCAACTCTCACACCGCAAACTTTGAAGATAACTCTCGTTGAAA ATGATGAAAGTGCCAACGTCCCTAGAGCCATTCTGCAGATTGGCGACTGGGTATATCCCCTGATTCCGGGGGTTTCCCCGTGTTTTAGATCTGATTACGGTGCCTTTATTTTGCCTAACATTTATGCAGAAACACCTG GCTCTTCAATTGGTATTATTTTACCCCCCGACGCCGATGCTGACGCGTACGACATCCTTGAAAGCATTCTTTACGGCATTGTTGGCGAAGGGAAACCCCCTCAGACACAGCCACCTGAAGAATTGagcgaaaaaatttcaaacggaATCGTCACTGGGGCTTCTTATGTCTCCCGCGGCCTTGTTTTCGGGGCCGAAAAAATCGGAAATTTACTCAACCAAAATACTCCAAAACTGCTCTCTCGTATCAACAGTGCCGAACGCCCCACTCAGATCCCTCGAAAAGTCAGCAAAGGCATGCAAGTGGCCGAAAATGCAACCAACAAGGCCGCCCAAGTTACAGGCTTTGTTG CGGAACAGGTTGGTCAAGCCACAATGAAACTGGGCCGTTTCCTCGCACCCCACATCCAAAAACAAGGGACGAGGCTGCTAACTTCGGGGCTTCGCATGTCTGAAGCGGAGGCTTCGGCGAAAATGAACGGGGTGATGACTGTGGCAGCAGGCGCCGTTGAGGGATTTTCAACGGTTTATTTGGGTTTGGAAAATTCAGCCTCAATCTTGGGGAAAAGTTTGAAGGAAAATACGGTTAAAGTGGTCCAGCATAA GTACGGACATCCTGCCGGCGAATTTGCAGGAGATACTTTGAACACAGTCGGGAATGTGTACCACATTAGCAAAAATGCGAAAATAGTTCAGCCTAAACACTTGGCCAAAAAAACGGTAAAGGAGGCGGGCAAGGCGATGGTTTATCAGTACAAAAGCAATCGCAACGATGGGGCTAGCACTTCTAATTATGTTGGACCGTTGCAGAACGGtgataataaaatagaaaaatatgaaaaaaactaa